TAATTGGATCGTTTATTTCAAACAACGCTTCTTTTGGTGCCGAAGTTGCTGCTTGCCAGGCTGAGAATGGGTCAGCAAGCGCAATGGCGGCTGGCGGTATTGTTCAACTATTAGGCGGTAACATCGAACAAGCTTTTCAGGCTGCATCGATGGCGATGCAAAATATGCTCGGCCTTATTTGCGATCCGGTAGGAGGCTTGACTGAAATTCCTTGCATAAGTCGTAACGTCAGCTCGGTCAGTAATGCAGCACTATCTGCGAATATGGTGATGTGGGGATTTAACCCAATAATTCCACTGGATGAAACTATTCATTCAATGTATGACATCGGACAGAAAATGCCAGCAACACTGCGTTGCACCTGTCAGGGGGGACTATGCATCACCAAAACGGGGCAACGCATTACGCAAGATTTATTGATAAAACGTGAAAAGTTATAACACTGACTTTCTACATTAATAGACTGACCCAAAATCAACTCCTGAAAGTGTATCAGGGGTTGATTTTGAGACTTTAGGTTGGTCTTCACTCTTTCCTTTTCGCCTCGCGGCGCTTGAGCCACCAGTGCGCCGCAACCACCAGAACGACCACCAGAACCAGCCAGATAAAGTGTTTCAGATGCGCATCCAGATGATGCAACCACGGGCCAATCGCTTCACCGCCGAGATATCCGAGGGTGGTAAAAATTAACGCCCAGATAATCGCGCCGAGAATATTCAGCGGCAGAAACAGCTTTGGCGGCAGACGGCTGGCGCCAATCAGTAGCGGCCCGATGACCCGAAAGCCGTACATAAAACGGGTGCCAATCACAAACAGATAAGGGCGTCGTTGGATCATGCGCTGTGCTTTCTGAATCCGCTTTTTCTGGCTCGAAAATCGCCGCAGAATGCGCCCGCCAAAGCGTCTGCCAAGTAAGTAAAGCAGTTGGTCGCCGATCATTCCTCCGAGGGCGACCGAAATAACCACCAGCCAGAACTTCAATAATCCCTGATGTGCCGCCACGCCGCCGAGCAGAGTGATGGTTTCGCCTTCCGCCATGCTGCCAATGACCAGCGCCGCGTAGCCGTACTGGGAAATCAGGTTATTGATATCCATATAAAGATAAACTCCTTAACACGTCAGTCCCTTAGAGCCTATCTCATTAGGGCTATTTTGCTTGCCATTTTGAACCTGGGCAGTGCTCAGAATCCTCACGTACTACGTGTACGCTCCGGTTCTTCCGCGCTGGCCGTGTTCAAACTGTCTGTGCCAATAACGCCTACTGGGATAGGCTCTTAATCATACACCCTGATGATAAAAGTGCGGGGAAGAGCATTTTTATCGTTGTACACAAAATAATCTACAAGGTGAATTATACTTGGATCAGTGCTGTACCACGCCGTGACAAGGGGGACGCTATGAACCATGTCTGGGGACTCTTCTCTCATCCTAATCAAGAGATGAGCGTTATCAAAAGCGAAAACGAGACCATTTCGCATCACTATACGCACCACGTGCTGGTCATGGCGGCGGTTCCGGTTATCTGCGCCTTTATCGGCACGACGCAGCTGGGCTGGAACTTCGGCGATGGCACAGTGGTAAAACTGTCACTGATGACCGGGCTGGCGCTGGCGGTGCTGTTTTATGCCGTTATGCTCGCCGGGGTGGCGGTGATGGGGCGGGTTATCTGGTGGATGGCAAGAAGCTATCCGCAGCGACCTTCGCTGAAACGCTGTATGGTGTTTGCCGGTTATGTCGCCACGCCGATCTTCCTGAGCGGGATTGTGGCGCTCTATCCGCTGGTATGGCTGTGCGCGCTCGTGGGGACCGTCGCGCTGCTGTATACCGGTTATCTGCTGTACCTCGGCATTCCAACCTTCTTGAGTATCAATAAAGAAGAGGGGCTGAGCTTCGCCAGCTCCACTCTGGCGATTGGGGTGCTGGTGCTGGAAGTGCTGCTCGCCATCACCGTGATTCTCTGGGGTTACGGATATCGACTCTTCTGATTAACTCATTGTCGACATAAATAGGTTTTTATGTCGGCAATGCAGCATTTGTTCACGATTCTTATTAGCCAGCCAGCGTTCTGCCGGGGTATGATGATTTTTGCCAGCGGCGTTACCACCCCAGCGTCGCGGCGTACGTTCATAACGTGCAAAAATACTTTTCAGAATGCTCACGATGACCAAATTTCGAGTTTCTTTGCTCAGCCTGACTTTGCTGCTGGCTGTGCCTTTTGCGCCCCAGGCGATAGCTAAAACCCCTGCGGCGGTTACCGCTTCACAGCCGGATATCGCTTCCGGTAGCGCAATGATCGTCGATCTTGCCAGTAAAAAAATCATTTATGCCAGCCAGCCGGATCTGGTTCGCCCGATGGCGTCAATCACCAAGGTGATGACCGCGATGGTGGTGCTGGATGCCCATCTGCCGCTCGATGAGATGCTGAGCGTCGATATCAGCCATACGCCTGAAATGAAGGGTATTTATTCACGCGTGCGCCTGAACAGCGAAATCAGCCGCCGCAATATGCTGCTGCTGGCGCTGATGTCGTCAGAAAACCGCGCTGCCGCCAGCCTGGCGCACCATTATCCGGGTGGCTACGATGCGTTTATTCGTGCGATGAATGCCAAAGCGCAGGCGCTGGGGATGACCCGTACCCGTTACGTTGAGCCAACTGGCCTGTCGATTCATAACGTCTCCACCGCACGCGATCTGAGCAAGCTGCTGATCGCCAGCGAACAGTATCCGCTGATTGGTCAACTGAGCACCACCAAAGAGGATATGGCGACCTTCGCTCATCCTGCCTACACGCTGCCGTTCCGTAATACCAACCATCTGGTGTACCGCGATAACTGGAATATTCAGCTGACCAAAACCGGTTTTACCAACGCGGCGGGCCACTGCCTGATTATGCGTACGGTGATCAAAGGGCGTCCGGTGGCGCTGGTGGTCATGGATGCGTTCGGAAAATATACCCACTTTGCCGATGCCAGTCGTTTGCGGACGTGGATTGAAACCGGGAAGGTGATGCCGGTTCCGGCTTCCGCGCTCAGCTATAAGAAGCAGCGTGAAGCGCAAATGGCCGACGCGATGCTGAAAGGCGGCGCGCAGACTGCGCAGAACGATTAACCTGCGGCGTGCAGATCGCTGGAAACTTGTAGCCCGGCTAAGCGCAGCGCGAGCCGGGGGATTTTCCCGGAGGCGGCGCTAGCGCGCCTGTCCGGGCTACCTCTTACCCGCGACACCGAGGAGTTACTCCGGCAGCGTCCAGTCGCCATCGCCGAGAGGGCGCTGCATAATCAACGTATCCCGCCAGTCGCCCATCTTGTAGCCGACGCTGCGCAGCTGACCCGCTACGCTAAAACCGAACTTCTTATGAATAGCGATAGACCCGGCGTTGCTGTGTCCGTCGCCAATAATCGCCAGCATTTGTCGCCACGAACCCTGTTCACACTTCTCAATCAGGCGAGAGAGCAGGGCGCTACCGATGCCGCGTCCGCCCATGCCAGCTTCGACGTAAATCGACTCTTCAAGCGTGTAGCGATAGGCCGGGCGGGGGCGATAAAAGGTGGCGTAGCAGTAGCCGACAATGGTTCCGCGCCACAGAGCAACCAGCCAGGGCAGCCCGTTATCACGCACGTTTTTGATGCGTTTGCGCATCTCATCGACGGTTGGGGGGATCTCTTCAAAGGATGCGCGTCCGTTCAGTACGTGCCAGACGTACAGAGCGGCGATGGCGTGGGCATCATCGGGCAGCGCTTCGCGGATCTCTAAGTCAGCGTCATGTAACTTATCCACTGCGGACATGTTGGGTTCCTTTAGCGGGGTTGCCGGAGAGGGGATTTCTCCGGCGTGCAGCGTAATACAGAAGCCCCGCGGCTGAACAGTCCCTCTTGCGGATTATTGCGGTTCGGTCGTGCTCGCGGCGTTATCCGGCGTTTCGCCCCAGTATTTTTGCTTACTGGTTTTACCGATCCCCGGATTCATACTGTTGGTGGGATCGTTTTCGCGATAGAAGCGTTTTAAGCTTTCCGGCGCTTCATAAAGATGACCGACGTTATGCTCGGCCGGATACTGAGCGCCGCGCTCTTTGAGCAGAACCAGCATTTTCTCTTTCAGCTCGTGGGCATCGACGCCTTTTTTCACGATGTAATCCTGATGGAAAACGTGGCACATAAAGTGACCGTAATAAAGCTTATAAACCAGCTGACCGTCGATCTCGGCGGGAAGATGCTCGAACCATTCAGTATCGTTACGCCGCAAGGCGATATCCAGCGCCAGAATATCTTCCACTTCATCGGCATGAACCGCCTGATAGCGGATTGCCGCGCCCGCTGCGGCGAAGCGGTGCAGGAAAGCCTTGCTGCCTTCTTCCGCGGTACAGGCAAAGAAATCGCCCTCGGCGTTTTTGAAATATTCGCCAAGCCAGGTCTGAGCCTCTTCGATACCATCGCCTGCCATCTTCAGCAGCAGATGGTGTTCGTATTTATCGCGCCAGGTTTTCATCCGCTCCGGCAGGTGTGCCGGGAAAACGTGTCCCAGCTTTTGCATAAAGCGGTCGGTGAAGTGCGGCTTAAACAGCGAAACTTTCTCCAGCATCGCATCGGTACGGCCCTTCATGGTGAAGAAGAACGGCATTTTATCGGTGCCGAGCTTGTCGATCATCAGGAAGGTATCTTTGCCGTACTGCTCGGCGATATCGTAAATATCGCGGTGCATATACTCGCCCGCTACCGGCAGGTTATTAAACTCCGCCAGAATATGGCGGCGAATTTCGGTCAGCACGTCCGGCTGATTAGTGCCGATATAAAACACCTGCTGGCGTTTCTCTGCCGGGAAGGTGTCCAGGCGTACGGCGAATACCGCCAGCTTTCCGGCGCAGCCTGAAGATTCAAACAGGCGATCCGGGTCGGCGTTGTAGCGCGCCGGGGTATCGGCATTCACGTCGCGTACGCGGGTGACGTAATCATGATCGTGAGCATGACGGCCGTCGTGGCGCACGTTCTCATCTTTAACCCGTTCGTCATCAAGGCAACTGAGGATCTGCTCCGGCGTGGTGCCCAGATCGATACCCAGATGGTTGACCAGGCTGAGCTTGCCGTTTTCATCGATCTGGGCAAACAGCGACATCTCGGTATAGGCCGGGCCGCGCTGCACCAGCGATCCGCCGGAGTTGTTACAGATCCCGCCAACCACCGACGCGCCGATGCATGACGAGCCAATCACTGAATGCGGCTCGCGACCAAACGGCTTCAGCGCTTTTTCCAGCGAATACAGGGTCGTGCCGGGGTAAGCCAGCACCTGCTCGCCTTTATCCAGCAGATGCAGTTTATCCAGACGCAGAGTGCTGATAATAACGATTTCGCGGTCATAATCATTGCCGCTGGGGGTTGAGCCTTCGGTCAGCCCGGTATTGGCGGCCTGCATCAAAATGATTTTGTCGGCGGTGACGCAAGCGCTCAGCACGCGCCACAGTTCGAGCAGCGTGCCGGGGAAGACCACCGCCAGCGCCTCGCCCTGGCCGGAGCGGAACCCCTTGCGATAGCGCTGCGTTTTAGCCGGGTCGGTCAGCAGATGCGAAGAACCAACCAGGCGGGTGAGTTCTGCCAGAAAGGCGTTGTTATTTGTTGTTGCAGATGACATGTTCCACTCCTTGTGGTGGTACAAAATTATCAAAAATAAGAATAGCCCTTTGTATGACAATTTGATGCATCAATGTTTCGAAAAATCAGAGAATAACGCGCGCTTTCTCCAGGCGTCTCGTTTATGTTTATGGCAAACTTCGGTTTTTGCTATCTTTTCGCCGATATATCCGACTGGAACAATGAGGGATAAAAATGAAATGGCTCTGTACTGTAGGCGTCGCTGTGAGTCTGGCGCTGCAACCCGCGCTGGCGGATGAATTGTTCGGCAATCATCCCTTAACGCCGCAGGCGCGGGATGCGTTTGTGACGGATCTGCTGACTAAAATGACGGTGGATGAAAAAATCGGTCAGCTGCGCTTGATTAGCGTCGGACCGGATAACCCGAAAGAAGCTATCCGTGACATGATTAAAGAGAGTCAGGTGGGGGCGATATTTAACACCGTCACCCGCCATGATATTCGCACCATGCAGGATCAGGTGATGGAACTCAGCCGCCTGAAAATCCCGCTGTTCTTCGCCTATGACGTGCTGCACGGTCAGCGCACCGTCTTCCCGATTAGCCTTGGCCTGGCCTCCTCTTTTAACCTCGATGCAGTCAACACCGTCGGGCGAGTTTCCGCTTATGAAGCCGCTGACGATGGCCTGAATATGACCTGGGCGCCGATGGTCGATGTCTCCCGCGACCCGCGCTGGGGCCGTGCTTCAGAAGGCTTCGGGGAAGATACCTACCTGACCACCGTGATGGGCCGGGCGATGGTTGAGTCGATGCAGGGGAAAAGCCCGGCGGACAGGTATTCAGTGATGACCAGCGTCAAGCACTTTGCCGCCTACGGCGCGGTTGAGGGCGGCAAAGAGTACAACACTGTCGATATGAGCCCGCAGCGCCTGTTTAATGACTATATGCCGCCGTACAAAGCGGGGCTGGATGCGGGAAGCGGGGCGGTAATGGTGGCGCTGAACTCGCTCAATGGCACCCCGGCGACCTCCGATGCCTGGCTGTTGAAGGACGTGCTGCGCGACCAGTGGGGCTTTAAGGGCATCACCGTGTCTGACCATGGGGCCATCAAGGAGCTTATCAAACACGGCGTGGCGTCCGACCCGGAAGACGCGGTGCGCGTGGCGCTGAAGTCCGGCATCAACATGAGCATGAGCGACGAATACTACAGCAAGTACCTGCCAGAGCTGGTGAAATCAGGCAAGGTAACAATGGCGGAGCTGGATGACGCCACCCGCCACGTGTTGAACGTTAAATATGATATGGGCCTGTTTAACGACCCGTACAGCCATCTGGGGCCGAAAGAGTCTGATCCAGAGGACACCAATGCTGAAAGCCGTCTGCATCGCAAAGAAGCCCGTGAAGTGGCGCGCGAAAGCCTGGTGCTGCTGAAAAACCGTCTCGACACGCTGCCGCTGAAAAAATCGGGCACTATCGCGGTGATTGGCACTCTGGCCGACAGCAAACGCGACATGATGGGCAGCTGGTCTGCGGCGGGCGTTGCCGACCAGTCGGTAACCGTGCTGACCGGCATCCAGAACGCGCTGGGCGATAAAGGCAAGGTTATCTATGCCAAAGGCGCTAACGTCACCAACGATAAAGGCATCGTCGACTTCCTCAATCTGTATGAGAAAGCGGTGCAGGTCGACTCGCGTTCGCCTCAGGAGATGATTGATGAAGCGGTAGCAGTGGCGAAGCAGTCCGACGTAGTGGTTGCCGTGGTGGGTGAAGCGCAGGGCATGGCCCATGAAGCCTCCAGCCGCACCGACATCACGCTGCCGCAGAGCCAACGTGACCTGATTAGCGCGCTGAAAGCCACTGGCAAACCGCTGGTACTGGTGCTGATGAATGGTCGTCCGCTGGCGCTGGTGAAAGAGGATCAGCAGGCTGATGCCCTGCTGGAAACCTGGTTTGCCGGTACCGAAGGCGGAAATGCGATCGCCGATGTGCTGTTCGGCGACTATAACCCGTCGGGCAAGCTGCCGATGTCCTTTCCGCGCTCGGTCGGACAGATCCCAACCTACTACAGCCATCTCAACACCGGTCGTCCTTATAATGCCGATAAGCCGAACAAGTACACCTCGCGCTATTTTGACGAGGCTAACGGCCCGCTCTATCCGTTTGGCTACGGCCTGAGCTATACCACATTTAGCGTTTCCGACGTGAAAATGTCAGCACCGACCATGCAACGTGACGGCAGCGTGACCGCCAGCGTGCAGGTGACCAACACCGGCAAGCGCGAAGGGGCTACGGTAATTCAGCTTTATCTGCAGGATGTCACTGCTTCCATGAGTCGTCCGGTGAAAATGCTGCGCGGCTTTAAGAAGGTGACGCTCAAGCCGGGTGAGACGCAAACCGTCAGCTTCCCGATTGAGCTTGATGCGCTGAAGTTCTGGAATCAGCAGATGAAGTACGATGCCGAACCGGGCAAATTCAACGTCTTTATTGGTGTCGATTCCGCCCGCGTTAAGCAGAGCGAATTTGAGCTGCTGTAACTGCGATTTGTAGCCCGGGTAAGGCGCTAGCCGCAACCCGGGAACATGCTTTCCGTTATCCTAAAGGCCGATTAATCGGCCTTTTCTTTTTTCCTCGACGCCCCAAATGAACTAAGCTTTTCTCTTAAGCTCCTGTAAATGGAGCGCAAATTAATGAGGGATGCGGGATGATAAAGGCAAGCAAATGGTCAGGTGCGCTGGCGCTGACGGCCCTGATAAGCCTGCCGTTGCAGGCGGCAGAGCCGGTGAAGGTTGGCTCGAAAATCGACACCGAAGGGGCGCTGCTCGGCAATATTATTTTGCAGGTGCTGGAAAACCACGGGGTAAAGACCGTCAACAAAGTCCAGCTCGGCACCACGCCGGTGGTGCGCGGGGCAATCACTGCCGGTGAGCTGGATATCTATCCGGAATATACCGGCAACGGCGCATTCTTCTTCAAACAAGAGAACGACCCAGCGTGGAAAAATGCGCAACAGGGCTATGAGAAAGTCAAAAAGCTGGATGCGGAAAAGAACAAACTCATCTGGTTGACCCCGGCTCCGGCCAACAACACCTGGACTATCGCCGTGCGCCAGGACCTGGCGGAGAAAAATCACCTCACCTCATTAAGCGACCTTGCCAGCTACCTGCAAAAGGGCGGCGAGTTTAAGCTGGCCGCCTCGGCAGAATTTATCGAACGCCCGGACGCGCTGCCGGCGTTTGAAAAAGCCTACGACTTTAACCTCAAGCAAAACCAACTGCTGTCGCTGGCG
This Klebsiella sp. RHBSTW-00484 DNA region includes the following protein-coding sequences:
- a CDS encoding DedA family protein, coding for MDINNLISQYGYAALVIGSMAEGETITLLGGVAAHQGLLKFWLVVISVALGGMIGDQLLYLLGRRFGGRILRRFSSQKKRIQKAQRMIQRRPYLFVIGTRFMYGFRVIGPLLIGASRLPPKLFLPLNILGAIIWALIFTTLGYLGGEAIGPWLHHLDAHLKHFIWLVLVVVLVVAAHWWLKRREAKRKE
- a CDS encoding Yip1 family protein, which codes for MNHVWGLFSHPNQEMSVIKSENETISHHYTHHVLVMAAVPVICAFIGTTQLGWNFGDGTVVKLSLMTGLALAVLFYAVMLAGVAVMGRVIWWMARSYPQRPSLKRCMVFAGYVATPIFLSGIVALYPLVWLCALVGTVALLYTGYLLYLGIPTFLSINKEEGLSFASSTLAIGVLVLEVLLAITVILWGYGYRLF
- the pbpG gene encoding D-alanyl-D-alanine endopeptidase, translated to MTKFRVSLLSLTLLLAVPFAPQAIAKTPAAVTASQPDIASGSAMIVDLASKKIIYASQPDLVRPMASITKVMTAMVVLDAHLPLDEMLSVDISHTPEMKGIYSRVRLNSEISRRNMLLLALMSSENRAAASLAHHYPGGYDAFIRAMNAKAQALGMTRTRYVEPTGLSIHNVSTARDLSKLLIASEQYPLIGQLSTTKEDMATFAHPAYTLPFRNTNHLVYRDNWNIQLTKTGFTNAAGHCLIMRTVIKGRPVALVVMDAFGKYTHFADASRLRTWIETGKVMPVPASALSYKKQREAQMADAMLKGGAQTAQND
- a CDS encoding GNAT family N-acetyltransferase codes for the protein MSAVDKLHDADLEIREALPDDAHAIAALYVWHVLNGRASFEEIPPTVDEMRKRIKNVRDNGLPWLVALWRGTIVGYCYATFYRPRPAYRYTLEESIYVEAGMGGRGIGSALLSRLIEKCEQGSWRQMLAIIGDGHSNAGSIAIHKKFGFSVAGQLRSVGYKMGDWRDTLIMQRPLGDGDWTLPE
- the dld gene encoding D-lactate dehydrogenase, which gives rise to MSSATTNNNAFLAELTRLVGSSHLLTDPAKTQRYRKGFRSGQGEALAVVFPGTLLELWRVLSACVTADKIILMQAANTGLTEGSTPSGNDYDREIVIISTLRLDKLHLLDKGEQVLAYPGTTLYSLEKALKPFGREPHSVIGSSCIGASVVGGICNNSGGSLVQRGPAYTEMSLFAQIDENGKLSLVNHLGIDLGTTPEQILSCLDDERVKDENVRHDGRHAHDHDYVTRVRDVNADTPARYNADPDRLFESSGCAGKLAVFAVRLDTFPAEKRQQVFYIGTNQPDVLTEIRRHILAEFNNLPVAGEYMHRDIYDIAEQYGKDTFLMIDKLGTDKMPFFFTMKGRTDAMLEKVSLFKPHFTDRFMQKLGHVFPAHLPERMKTWRDKYEHHLLLKMAGDGIEEAQTWLGEYFKNAEGDFFACTAEEGSKAFLHRFAAAGAAIRYQAVHADEVEDILALDIALRRNDTEWFEHLPAEIDGQLVYKLYYGHFMCHVFHQDYIVKKGVDAHELKEKMLVLLKERGAQYPAEHNVGHLYEAPESLKRFYRENDPTNSMNPGIGKTSKQKYWGETPDNAASTTEPQ
- the bglX gene encoding beta-glucosidase BglX, with protein sequence MKWLCTVGVAVSLALQPALADELFGNHPLTPQARDAFVTDLLTKMTVDEKIGQLRLISVGPDNPKEAIRDMIKESQVGAIFNTVTRHDIRTMQDQVMELSRLKIPLFFAYDVLHGQRTVFPISLGLASSFNLDAVNTVGRVSAYEAADDGLNMTWAPMVDVSRDPRWGRASEGFGEDTYLTTVMGRAMVESMQGKSPADRYSVMTSVKHFAAYGAVEGGKEYNTVDMSPQRLFNDYMPPYKAGLDAGSGAVMVALNSLNGTPATSDAWLLKDVLRDQWGFKGITVSDHGAIKELIKHGVASDPEDAVRVALKSGINMSMSDEYYSKYLPELVKSGKVTMAELDDATRHVLNVKYDMGLFNDPYSHLGPKESDPEDTNAESRLHRKEAREVARESLVLLKNRLDTLPLKKSGTIAVIGTLADSKRDMMGSWSAAGVADQSVTVLTGIQNALGDKGKVIYAKGANVTNDKGIVDFLNLYEKAVQVDSRSPQEMIDEAVAVAKQSDVVVAVVGEAQGMAHEASSRTDITLPQSQRDLISALKATGKPLVLVLMNGRPLALVKEDQQADALLETWFAGTEGGNAIADVLFGDYNPSGKLPMSFPRSVGQIPTYYSHLNTGRPYNADKPNKYTSRYFDEANGPLYPFGYGLSYTTFSVSDVKMSAPTMQRDGSVTASVQVTNTGKREGATVIQLYLQDVTASMSRPVKMLRGFKKVTLKPGETQTVSFPIELDALKFWNQQMKYDAEPGKFNVFIGVDSARVKQSEFELL
- the osmF gene encoding glycine betaine ABC transporter substrate-binding protein OsmF, whose translation is MIKASKWSGALALTALISLPLQAAEPVKVGSKIDTEGALLGNIILQVLENHGVKTVNKVQLGTTPVVRGAITAGELDIYPEYTGNGAFFFKQENDPAWKNAQQGYEKVKKLDAEKNKLIWLTPAPANNTWTIAVRQDLAEKNHLTSLSDLASYLQKGGEFKLAASAEFIERPDALPAFEKAYDFNLKQNQLLSLAGGDTAVTIKAAAQQTSGVNAAMAYGTDGPVAALGLQTLSDPKGVQPIYAPAPVVREAVLKEYPQIAEWLQPVFASLDEKTLQQLNASIAVEGLDAKKVAADYLQQKGLLK